One Perognathus longimembris pacificus isolate PPM17 chromosome 24, ASM2315922v1, whole genome shotgun sequence DNA segment encodes these proteins:
- the Il21 gene encoding LOW QUALITY PROTEIN: interleukin-21 (The sequence of the model RefSeq protein was modified relative to this genomic sequence to represent the inferred CDS: substituted 1 base at 1 genomic stop codon), whose amino-acid sequence MGPVVISLMVVLVGTMAIRPHTPRLDRLVVRMYQLVDIVDQLKIYVSDLDSEFLPSPQDVKRHCEQSAFSCFQTQLKAADTGENGKKIKGFIKQLKRKLPPTKAGQREEHKRTCPSCDSYEKKPLKEFLERLKSLLQKMIHQRLSYKHGAXDTEVGH is encoded by the exons ATGGGGCCGGTGGTTATTTCTCTGATGGTTGTCTTGGTGGGGACAATGGCCATCAGGCCGCACACCCCACGGCTTGATCGCCTCGTGGTCAGAATGTATCAACTTGTAGATATTGTTGACCAGCTGAAGATTTACGTGAGTGACTTG GACTCTGAATTTCTGCCATCTCCACAAGATGTAAAG AGACACTGTGAGCAGTCAGCCTTTTCATGTTTCCAGACCCAACTAAAGGCAGCAGATacaggagaaaatggaaagaaaatcaaaggatTCATCAAGCAGCTGAAGAGGAAACTACCTCCCACAAAAGCAGGGCAAAGAGAGGAACACAAACGA ACATGTCCTTCATGTGATTCTTACGAGAAGAAGCCCCTCAAGGAATTCCTCGAAAGGCTGAAGTCTCTCCTCCAAAAG ATGATTCACCAGCGTCTGTCCTACAAACATGGGGCGTGAGACACCGAGGTCGGACACTAA